A stretch of the Massilia sp. W12 genome encodes the following:
- the creD gene encoding cell envelope integrity protein CreD, with protein sequence MQKTLLLKVLSILLLVALITIPLMMVEGIITSRIHYRDEAVSSIAADSVSKQTLVGPLLVIPYTETYQEEQIDDTTKQKVVRNLKLNRHVYIFPNELTLSANMETAQRYRGMYKILVYSGQHKITGDFDIPVLEQIAPEKPNSHIALGQPFLSLGLSDTRGLKNVPHITLAGERYEFKQNSGLTQLTQGLHAPITLAKLKQGSKMSFDLNLMIDGIEQMAFVPIGKNNQFTVQSKWQHPHFFGRFLPSANPQERKIDGDGFNVVWKISSLASNAQQQITDAELSAKQAAPQIDSFGVGFIEPVNTYTKTQRAAKYGLLFVALTFAAFFLFEVLKQLRIHPVQYILVGLALVIFFLLLLSLSEHIAFIKAYLVASVACISLIAFYLAHVLQNWKRGLGFGFALTVLYAVLYGLLQSEDNALIMGSTLLFAVLAAIMLVTRKVDWYQIGKHVEVSPEPQN encoded by the coding sequence ATGCAAAAAACCTTGCTACTCAAAGTGTTGAGTATTTTACTACTCGTCGCTTTGATTACGATTCCTCTCATGATGGTCGAGGGGATCATTACATCCCGTATCCATTACCGTGACGAAGCGGTGAGCAGCATTGCTGCGGATTCCGTGTCGAAACAGACTTTAGTCGGCCCTTTGCTCGTCATTCCTTACACGGAAACTTATCAAGAAGAACAGATCGATGACACCACCAAACAAAAGGTGGTACGTAATCTAAAACTCAATCGTCACGTATACATCTTCCCGAATGAACTGACACTTTCCGCCAATATGGAAACCGCGCAGCGCTATCGTGGCATGTACAAAATCTTAGTGTATAGCGGACAGCACAAGATTACTGGAGACTTCGACATTCCCGTGCTGGAACAAATTGCTCCTGAAAAACCGAATTCGCACATCGCGCTGGGACAGCCTTTCCTTAGTCTGGGCCTCAGTGATACCCGTGGCCTTAAAAACGTTCCGCATATTACGCTCGCAGGTGAGCGTTACGAATTCAAACAAAATAGCGGGCTTACTCAGCTCACTCAAGGTTTGCATGCACCTATCACGCTGGCCAAGCTTAAACAAGGCAGTAAAATGAGTTTTGATCTGAATCTCATGATCGACGGCATCGAGCAAATGGCTTTCGTCCCGATTGGCAAAAATAACCAATTCACGGTTCAATCGAAATGGCAACATCCACATTTTTTCGGCCGTTTTTTACCCTCGGCCAATCCGCAGGAACGTAAAATTGATGGCGACGGTTTCAATGTTGTATGGAAGATTTCCTCGCTCGCCAGCAATGCACAACAACAAATAACGGACGCCGAACTATCAGCAAAACAGGCTGCGCCGCAAATTGATAGCTTCGGTGTTGGCTTTATCGAGCCAGTCAACACCTATACGAAAACGCAACGCGCAGCAAAGTATGGCTTGCTGTTCGTCGCCTTGACATTCGCCGCCTTCTTCCTTTTTGAAGTCTTGAAGCAACTGCGGATTCATCCTGTGCAATACATTTTGGTTGGTTTGGCTCTGGTGATTTTCTTCCTGTTGCTGTTAAGCTTGTCCGAGCACATCGCCTTCATCAAAGCTTACTTAGTCGCCAGTGTTGCCTGTATCAGCCTGATTGCCTTCTATCTCGCCCATGTACTGCAAAATTGGAAACGCGGGCTGGGATTTGGTTTTGCATTGACGGTTCTGTACGCAGTGCTCTATGGCCTTTTACAGTCGGAAGATAACGCCTTGATTATGGGTAGCACCTTATTATTCGCAGTCCTCGCGGCCATCATGCTGGTCACCCGGAAAGTCGATTGGTACCAGATCGGAAAACACGTTGAAGTCAGCCCCGAGCCACAGAATTAG
- a CDS encoding DMT family transporter: MSKHMRGIFALLFVTLAWGTTFPAMKDLTTSMTPVWIIFSRFFLAALLLIPFLRGLQWRDVKIGLLMGGMLFLCFILQVEGLARISSNRNAFITGLNVLIVPLLGILLGALPNRRIMLAVAMAMLGLYLLCWEDAAWSFGDTLTLLCALAYAVYIKMMEIYSRKVASLMRFTATQIWVVMLSALLYLLIVEAPTLAVEKHIDSLNYFQHQWAVILQNWPNLLYLGAFCTAAVISVQSWGQQNTSANEAAVIYAFEPAAAAIVGFFWLGETMSQAAIAGALLMIAGMIVSQWQRTQAKTLLTPD, translated from the coding sequence ATGTCCAAGCACATGCGCGGCATTTTCGCGCTTTTGTTCGTTACCCTGGCCTGGGGCACCACCTTCCCCGCCATGAAAGATCTGACCACCAGCATGACTCCGGTGTGGATTATTTTTTCCCGTTTTTTTTTGGCGGCCTTGCTGTTAATCCCTTTTCTGCGCGGCTTGCAGTGGCGCGATGTGAAGATAGGTTTGCTGATGGGCGGCATGCTGTTTCTCTGTTTTATTTTGCAAGTCGAAGGCTTGGCGCGCATCAGCTCCAACCGCAATGCCTTCATCACCGGTTTAAATGTCTTGATCGTGCCGCTGCTTGGCATCTTGCTGGGGGCGCTGCCGAATCGTCGCATCATGCTCGCGGTCGCTATGGCGATGCTGGGTTTATACCTCTTGTGCTGGGAAGATGCGGCCTGGTCGTTTGGCGACACCTTGACCTTGTTGTGCGCCTTGGCGTATGCGGTGTATATCAAAATGATGGAAATCTACAGCCGCAAAGTGGCCAGCCTGATGCGCTTCACCGCCACCCAGATCTGGGTCGTGATGCTGTCCGCCTTGCTGTATCTGTTAATCGTCGAAGCGCCCACGCTGGCGGTGGAAAAACATATCGACAGCCTGAATTATTTTCAACATCAATGGGCGGTGATTTTGCAAAACTGGCCGAATCTGCTGTACCTGGGCGCGTTTTGCACCGCCGCCGTGATTTCGGTGCAATCCTGGGGCCAGCAAAACACCAGCGCCAATGAAGCCGCCGTGATTTACGCCTTTGAACCGGCGGCGGCGGCGATTGTCGGTTTTTTCTGGTTGGGCGAAACCATGTCGCAAGCGGCGATTGCCGGCGCGCTCTTGATGATTGCGGGTATGATTGTCAGCCAATGGCAACGCACCCAAGCCAAGACTTTACTGACCCCGGATTGA
- a CDS encoding helix-turn-helix domain-containing protein encodes MSFPLAHLAVAPLALHVMECGQEAGAGFGAQMLASLLQQGQRLLGPGRLQVRLAHADDAAVEYAPATRLLILCADAEAAPAAGFAAQLQQARQTAPWGVCGGAIAWAAHAGALEHCRVALPLALHADWEGEDGLLSANLFEYEHGVLSCCGGVAMLDFGLCLLESIYGPALALRLREQLCIEHVRAAHTPQVQIQGSRQLPPKLVEVLELMQANIEEPLSSDDLAQLVDISRRQLERLFKQYLSNLPSRYYLEMRLARARTLLLESHHSIVQVGLMCGFSSGSHFSTAFSALYGLTPREERQRKLRQSA; translated from the coding sequence ATGAGTTTTCCCCTGGCGCATCTGGCCGTCGCACCGCTTGCTCTGCATGTGATGGAATGCGGACAGGAAGCGGGCGCGGGTTTTGGCGCGCAAATGCTGGCCAGTTTGCTGCAGCAGGGCCAGCGTTTGCTCGGGCCGGGGCGTTTGCAAGTGCGCCTGGCGCATGCCGATGATGCGGCGGTGGAATATGCGCCCGCCACCCGCCTGCTGATTTTATGTGCGGATGCTGAAGCGGCCCCGGCTGCCGGCTTCGCTGCGCAACTGCAGCAGGCGCGCCAGACTGCGCCGTGGGGCGTGTGCGGCGGCGCTATCGCCTGGGCCGCGCACGCCGGCGCGCTGGAGCATTGCCGGGTGGCGCTGCCCTTGGCTTTGCATGCCGATTGGGAGGGCGAAGATGGCTTGCTCAGCGCCAATTTGTTTGAATATGAACACGGGGTGCTGAGTTGCTGCGGCGGCGTGGCCATGTTGGACTTTGGCCTGTGTTTATTGGAAAGCATCTACGGCCCCGCACTGGCGCTGCGCTTGCGCGAACAGCTGTGCATCGAACATGTGCGCGCCGCGCATACGCCGCAGGTGCAAATCCAGGGCAGCCGGCAATTGCCGCCCAAGCTGGTGGAAGTGTTGGAATTGATGCAGGCGAATATCGAAGAGCCGCTTTCATCCGACGATCTGGCGCAATTGGTCGATATCTCGCGCCGCCAACTCGAACGGCTGTTTAAACAATATCTCTCCAATCTGCCTTCACGTTACTACCTGGAAATGCGCTTAGCGCGCGCCCGCACTTTGCTGCTCGAATCGCATCATTCCATCGTGCAAGTGGGTTTGATGTGCGGCTTTTCTTCCGGCTCGCATTTTTCCACCGCCTTTTCCGCGCTGTATGGTCTGACCCCGCGCGAAGAACGGCAAAGAAAATTGCGGCAAAGCGCGTAA
- a CDS encoding M48 family metallopeptidase, with protein sequence MQKIFWPFLILMLLAAALLAWFAPAGDNARLMAQIPAVDDAWRAALPRDPEQATAAYLARVPAAALARSDAYFEGGYWLRLWNVLSTIGACLLLLGAQILPRLHARLTRRLPGALATFIASFVFLILLALLQAPLTVYEGFYREHAYGLSNQSFAAWLHEVAMGMLIFSIIGAILLGSLLWLIKRSPQQWWLWGAGACLPLLAFFILLAPVYLDPVFNQYKPLAEGPLRSKILAMARANGVPADNVLQFDASRQSNRISANVSGIGNTAAIRLNDNLLKRCSHPEIEGVMGHELGHYVLNHVYRALLILSLLALLAFAFVHWLARSLLMRYGAAWSVREMAQIGSLPLIMLLISLYGLLTTPLQSSAIRVAEIEADLFGLNAAAQPDGVAEVHLKLLEYRKANPGYWEEVFFYDHPAPRQRIYAAMRWKAEHWPPAVKP encoded by the coding sequence GTGCAAAAAATTTTCTGGCCGTTTTTAATCCTGATGCTGCTGGCGGCGGCCTTGCTTGCCTGGTTCGCGCCGGCTGGCGACAATGCGCGCTTGATGGCGCAGATTCCCGCCGTCGATGATGCCTGGCGCGCCGCTTTGCCGCGCGACCCGGAACAGGCCACCGCCGCCTATCTGGCGCGCGTACCGGCGGCGGCGCTGGCGCGTTCGGATGCGTATTTTGAAGGCGGCTATTGGCTGCGGCTGTGGAATGTGCTGTCCACCATCGGCGCCTGTCTGCTCTTGCTTGGCGCGCAAATCCTGCCGCGCTTGCATGCGCGCCTGACGCGCCGCCTGCCGGGCGCCCTGGCCACCTTCATCGCCTCCTTTGTGTTTTTGATCTTACTGGCCTTGTTGCAAGCGCCGTTGACGGTGTACGAGGGGTTTTACCGCGAACATGCCTATGGCTTGTCAAATCAAAGCTTTGCCGCATGGCTGCATGAGGTGGCGATGGGCATGCTGATTTTCAGCATCATTGGCGCCATCCTGCTGGGCAGTTTGCTGTGGCTGATCAAGCGCAGCCCGCAGCAGTGGTGGCTGTGGGGCGCGGGCGCCTGTTTGCCTTTGCTGGCGTTTTTTATCTTGCTGGCGCCGGTGTATCTCGATCCGGTTTTCAATCAGTACAAGCCGCTGGCCGAAGGGCCATTGCGCAGCAAGATTTTAGCCATGGCGCGCGCCAACGGCGTGCCGGCGGATAATGTGCTGCAGTTTGACGCTTCGCGCCAATCGAATCGCATCAGCGCAAATGTCAGCGGCATCGGCAATACCGCCGCCATCCGCTTGAATGACAATCTGCTGAAACGCTGCTCCCACCCCGAAATCGAAGGCGTGATGGGCCATGAATTGGGACACTATGTCTTGAACCATGTGTACCGTGCGCTGCTGATTTTGTCGCTTTTGGCGTTGTTGGCGTTCGCCTTTGTGCATTGGCTGGCGCGCAGTCTGCTGATGCGTTATGGCGCAGCATGGAGCGTGCGCGAGATGGCGCAAATCGGCAGTTTGCCGCTGATCATGCTCTTGATATCCCTGTATGGCTTACTGACCACGCCGCTGCAAAGCAGCGCCATCCGCGTTGCGGAAATCGAAGCCGATCTGTTTGGTTTGAATGCCGCCGCCCAGCCGGACGGGGTTGCGGAAGTGCATTTGAAATTGCTGGAATACCGCAAAGCCAATCCGGGTTATTGGGAAGAAGTGTTTTTTTATGATCACCCGGCGCCGCGCCAAAGAATTTACGCGGCGATGCGCTGGAAGGCGGAACATTGGCCGCCTGCCGTCAAACCCTGA
- a CDS encoding putative adhesin, with amino-acid sequence MPALASNQTELGSNVYFFESPAPNTADCIIMAHGATVAGNAFIVPANVTILFEADAGQAVVNHQGSIRSRLGLPQAPAIPHRNRYQGGARCPDQILGKALGQHWDDPGQRDGNDYYRFVQQAMTTGHGLGNWAPHFISIRNRKGLFSKEFVWLSEVVRLLRTHKPAVTNIYSYGCRNYDTSGALARRAGNRAYIAT; translated from the coding sequence ATGCCCGCTTTAGCCAGCAATCAAACCGAACTTGGCAGCAATGTGTATTTTTTTGAAAGCCCCGCCCCCAATACGGCGGATTGCATCATCATGGCGCATGGCGCCACAGTGGCCGGCAACGCCTTTATCGTGCCCGCCAACGTCACGATTTTATTTGAGGCTGACGCCGGGCAGGCGGTGGTCAATCATCAAGGTTCGATCCGCAGCCGCCTGGGATTGCCCCAGGCGCCGGCAATCCCTCACCGCAACCGTTATCAGGGCGGCGCCAGATGTCCAGACCAAATCCTGGGCAAGGCCTTGGGCCAGCATTGGGATGATCCGGGTCAGCGCGATGGCAATGACTACTACCGCTTCGTACAACAGGCCATGACTACCGGACACGGTTTGGGCAATTGGGCGCCGCATTTTATCTCCATTCGCAATCGCAAAGGCCTGTTCAGCAAAGAATTTGTCTGGCTCAGCGAGGTGGTGCGCTTACTCAGGACGCACAAACCTGCTGTGACCAATATCTATTCGTATGGCTGCCGCAATTACGATACTTCCGGCGCCTTGGCCAGACGCGCCGGCAATCGCGCCTATATCGCCACCTGA
- a CDS encoding ferritin-like protein, translated as MATPNHRVSDLFARIRSTTDDRIALQEAAQLAIEVEFTTIPAYLTALYSISDVNSEAYRLLRSVVMEEMFHLNQAANTLIALGGLPLFTGAAAPSYPCYLPQANPATTPLVGLYRASPDVFENVFVAIEEPAPAHAPAQGTNYDTIAQLYEALIDGMKAYNGSTPLFEANPAGLQRTDIYLGKFGGTPLLVTDMDSALAGITQIMQQGEGSVPPGQSLVPVESFGAYNHYGQRSDGTYGPIIGTPLEMSHFVKFRKVALDTANFPATYPIISNPLRADFTSPTALALVSAFDCAYSIMLDALEAAFHNTPEAPNDSFFSLVLPLMHAVLPDLARMMMQTPARAQGDASIGPNAAPTYLYTPGQTMADLRNQLAALGAGDLLGGQDRSVMLALERRIQQIVKV; from the coding sequence ATGGCTACACCGAACCACCGTGTGAGCGATTTGTTTGCACGCATACGCAGCACCACTGATGACCGTATCGCGCTGCAGGAAGCGGCGCAATTGGCGATTGAAGTTGAATTCACCACCATTCCCGCCTATCTGACTGCGCTGTATTCGATCAGCGATGTCAATTCCGAAGCCTACCGCCTGCTGCGCAGCGTGGTGATGGAAGAAATGTTCCATTTGAATCAGGCTGCCAACACTCTGATCGCTTTGGGCGGTCTGCCGCTTTTCACCGGCGCAGCGGCCCCCAGCTATCCTTGCTATCTGCCGCAAGCCAATCCGGCCACCACGCCGCTGGTCGGCTTGTATCGCGCCTCACCGGATGTATTTGAAAATGTGTTTGTGGCGATTGAAGAGCCGGCCCCGGCGCATGCCCCTGCGCAAGGTACGAATTACGACACGATTGCGCAATTGTATGAAGCGCTGATTGACGGCATGAAAGCCTATAACGGCAGCACGCCGCTGTTTGAAGCCAATCCCGCCGGTTTGCAACGCACCGATATTTATCTCGGCAAATTCGGCGGCACGCCGCTGCTGGTGACAGATATGGACAGCGCGCTGGCCGGCATCACGCAAATCATGCAGCAAGGCGAGGGCAGTGTGCCGCCGGGACAGTCACTGGTTCCGGTGGAAAGCTTTGGCGCGTACAACCATTATGGCCAGCGCAGCGACGGCACTTACGGCCCGATCATCGGCACGCCGCTGGAAATGTCGCACTTTGTCAAATTCCGTAAAGTGGCGCTGGATACGGCGAACTTCCCTGCCACCTATCCGATTATTTCCAACCCGCTGCGCGCGGATTTCACTTCACCCACTGCGCTGGCGCTGGTGTCAGCGTTTGACTGCGCTTACAGCATCATGCTGGATGCGCTGGAAGCCGCGTTCCACAATACGCCGGAAGCGCCAAATGACAGCTTCTTCTCGCTGGTCTTGCCGCTCATGCATGCCGTGCTGCCGGATCTGGCGCGCATGATGATGCAAACCCCGGCGCGCGCCCAGGGAGATGCCAGCATCGGCCCGAATGCGGCCCCGACCTATCTGTATACCCCGGGCCAAACCATGGCGGATTTGCGCAATCAATTGGCGGCGCTCGGCGCCGGCGATCTGCTCGGCGGACAAGACCGCAGCGTCATGCTGGCGCTGGAGCGCCGCATTCAACAAATCGTCAAGGTCTAA
- a CDS encoding LodA/GoxA family CTQ-dependent oxidase translates to MTQYKIFPAIGVARVGNAPAKFYIGPEVYRGLPTNPDGSPFTEADLRDENGKLCRQAAQFTIYAVDDAGNQSEVTLDSSNIKSITWEVHLANKKASWYIFQTSLGENGYASNHALRNAAEVNRNQLMIDAGPRNISGRQQSGVQFNAASAPAGYAGLNFPPAPLYPAEPDIVACQTVPPGQQKAITTLGELQTDGAGRLWVLGGFGISGSADPNATIGEYANNDGWWDDTSDGPVCATIEFADGSTVQAAAATVMVGPPSYAPQIPNLVTLYDTIFDGAVRAGAYPAIYQSGFWHAGQQGYWPDFDGEIKPLLERGILYPWVAAIPPKPHKFDFEMLGKTVTLPNGVVQGDPALAGLRQYILDFLRPPNAENEIVNNLKDAGATGPRAGVGATMMPYLAGDNALILGHAPAKYLRLTDTQYFFLQQWARGFFTRNSAVSQPGDAITRGVLENCVGGAFSPGIEMTWISRNPAIYQEPFRIRHQFVAVGPLGMGFDPAIGLQPGDVTRYMAVPWQADFNECSSQPIDGRILWWWPAQRPEYVYLDPQASVKAGPDADADVPNPPSLGTGMQVPWLGTDFDQMASTYIMFADDVDMVRYWAGLGFVLERGEGEQQRFVEVERALPRPFSPS, encoded by the coding sequence ATGACGCAATACAAAATTTTCCCCGCGATCGGAGTGGCGCGGGTAGGCAATGCGCCGGCCAAGTTTTATATCGGGCCTGAGGTTTATCGCGGTTTGCCGACAAATCCAGATGGCTCGCCTTTCACCGAAGCCGATTTGCGCGATGAAAACGGCAAGCTGTGCCGCCAGGCGGCGCAATTCACGATTTATGCAGTCGATGACGCCGGCAATCAAAGCGAAGTCACGCTTGACAGCAGCAATATCAAAAGCATTACCTGGGAAGTGCATCTGGCGAATAAAAAAGCCAGCTGGTATATCTTCCAAACCTCGCTGGGGGAAAACGGCTATGCCTCCAACCACGCGCTGCGCAATGCGGCGGAAGTCAATCGCAATCAGTTGATGATAGACGCCGGGCCGCGCAATATCAGCGGACGCCAGCAAAGCGGGGTGCAGTTCAATGCCGCCAGCGCGCCAGCCGGCTATGCCGGGCTGAATTTTCCGCCGGCTCCGCTGTACCCGGCAGAACCGGATATCGTGGCCTGTCAAACCGTGCCGCCGGGCCAGCAAAAAGCCATCACCACTCTGGGCGAATTGCAAACCGATGGGGCAGGGCGCTTGTGGGTGCTGGGCGGCTTTGGCATTTCCGGCAGCGCTGACCCGAACGCCACGATTGGCGAATACGCCAATAATGACGGCTGGTGGGATGACACCTCGGATGGCCCGGTGTGCGCCACCATCGAATTCGCCGACGGCAGCACGGTGCAAGCCGCCGCCGCCACCGTGATGGTGGGGCCGCCGTCGTATGCGCCGCAAATTCCGAATCTGGTCACCTTGTACGACACCATTTTTGATGGCGCAGTGCGCGCCGGGGCTTATCCGGCGATTTATCAAAGCGGATTTTGGCATGCCGGGCAACAAGGCTATTGGCCTGACTTTGACGGCGAAATCAAACCTTTGCTGGAGCGCGGAATTTTATATCCCTGGGTCGCAGCGATTCCGCCCAAGCCGCATAAATTTGATTTCGAGATGCTGGGCAAGACTGTCACCCTGCCGAATGGCGTGGTGCAGGGCGATCCGGCGCTGGCCGGTTTGCGCCAGTATATTCTGGACTTCCTGCGCCCGCCGAATGCGGAAAATGAGATCGTCAACAACCTCAAGGACGCCGGCGCAACCGGCCCGCGCGCAGGCGTCGGCGCCACCATGATGCCGTATCTGGCGGGCGACAATGCCCTGATTTTAGGCCATGCCCCGGCCAAATATCTGCGCCTGACCGACACCCAGTATTTCTTCCTGCAGCAATGGGCGCGCGGCTTTTTCACGCGCAACAGCGCTGTCAGCCAGCCGGGCGACGCCATTACGCGCGGGGTGTTGGAAAACTGTGTCGGCGGCGCATTCTCGCCGGGGATTGAAATGACCTGGATTTCGCGCAATCCGGCGATTTATCAAGAGCCATTCCGCATCCGCCATCAGTTTGTCGCAGTTGGCCCGCTGGGCATGGGCTTCGATCCGGCCATCGGTTTGCAACCGGGCGATGTGACACGCTATATGGCGGTGCCATGGCAGGCGGACTTCAATGAATGCTCATCGCAGCCGATAGATGGGCGGATTTTGTGGTGGTGGCCGGCGCAGCGTCCGGAATATGTCTATCTCGATCCGCAAGCCAGCGTCAAAGCCGGCCCGGATGCTGATGCGGATGTGCCGAATCCGCCGTCATTGGGGACGGGCATGCAAGTGCCGTGGCTGGGTACCGACTTTGATCAGATGGCTTCCACCTACATCATGTTTGCCGACGATGTGGATATGGTGCGCTATTGGGCCGGACTGGGCTTTGTGCTGGAGCGCGGCGAAGGCGAGCAGCAACGCTTCGTCGAAGTTGAACGCGCTTTGCCGCGCCCGTTCAGCCCAAGCTGA
- a CDS encoding FAD-dependent monooxygenase — MADCEVLIVGAGVAGCAAALGLLQAGVRRVLLVERAPDSAARAVGESLTPDVIPALRALGVLPPAGAALPAWCWPYHANLSAWGSAQLSRHAFSARALAWRQTDAQGGAPHGLHVARAAMNTALRAQAQAAGAQLLQAAHVTGLQAPGAPGQPWRVQVADVNGLQEIQAAFLLDAGGRRAPLVRHLGLQPQRLDNLVARVWRLDCAHDLDGCSLVESRPEGWWYAAPQAEGGCIAMLMSDADLMESIDVPQAWRATRHLARLLPAVPVAGDTMTVAAHSAFLPHSCGPGWAALGDAAMAFDPLTSSGVAAALADARRMTPAILSWLAQDFHQALQIQQRCAQQLRAELQRYVAGLRRQYGAERRFAGAPFWARRHLSAAQAA; from the coding sequence ATGGCGGACTGTGAAGTCTTGATCGTCGGCGCCGGCGTGGCCGGCTGCGCCGCTGCGCTCGGCTTATTGCAAGCCGGCGTGCGGCGCGTGCTGCTGGTCGAGCGTGCGCCGGATAGCGCAGCGCGCGCAGTGGGTGAATCGCTGACGCCGGATGTGATCCCGGCGTTGCGCGCGCTGGGCGTATTGCCGCCAGCCGGCGCGGCCTTGCCGGCTTGGTGCTGGCCGTATCACGCCAATTTATCCGCCTGGGGCAGTGCGCAACTAAGCCGGCATGCATTCAGCGCGCGCGCGCTGGCCTGGCGCCAGACTGATGCGCAGGGCGGCGCGCCGCATGGCTTGCATGTGGCGCGCGCTGCCATGAACACGGCTTTGCGCGCGCAGGCGCAAGCGGCAGGCGCGCAGCTGTTGCAAGCGGCGCATGTGACGGGGCTGCAAGCGCCGGGCGCGCCGGGGCAGCCGTGGCGTGTGCAGGTGGCGGATGTGAATGGCTTGCAAGAAATCCAGGCCGCTTTTTTACTCGACGCCGGCGGCCGCCGCGCGCCGCTGGTGCGTCATCTGGGATTGCAGCCGCAGCGCTTGGATAATCTGGTGGCGCGGGTGTGGCGCCTGGACTGCGCGCATGATTTGGATGGCTGCTCGCTGGTGGAAAGCCGGCCTGAAGGCTGGTGGTATGCCGCGCCGCAAGCAGAGGGCGGCTGCATCGCCATGTTGATGAGCGATGCGGACTTGATGGAGTCGATTGATGTGCCGCAAGCCTGGCGCGCCACCCGGCATCTGGCGCGCCTGCTGCCAGCTGTCCCAGTGGCAGGCGACACTATGACGGTGGCTGCGCACAGCGCATTTTTACCGCACAGCTGCGGCCCGGGCTGGGCCGCGCTTGGCGACGCCGCGATGGCGTTTGATCCCTTGACCTCTTCCGGCGTGGCGGCGGCGTTGGCCGATGCGCGCCGCATGACGCCGGCCATCCTGTCCTGGCTGGCGCAAGATTTTCATCAGGCGCTGCAAATACAGCAACGATGCGCGCAGCAATTGCGCGCGGAATTACAGCGCTATGTGGCCGGCTTGCGCCGGCAATATGGCGCGGAGCGGCGCTTTGCCGGCGCGCCGTTTTGGGCCAGACGTCATTTGTCGGCAGCGCAGGCGGCTTGA
- a CDS encoding heme-binding protein has translation MTTPPDISTPLIPYPNQTPVTGPQNLGYLNDFIGTWNSPTGTAATGFNVMPLPQTTAPGGYILKNFPYYEEITFSPIAGGAPNRAGSFTQSSGVLFYEQRVFFAPGPGVPASAVDTLIHAENGTWLYHNIGPQLDGPFGPGTVPPPPGGIPAQNPADQYNKQVSVPHGNSLLMLGQAYELGGGIPGYPNPPAMPPFTGGHQPVPDPADALRRAAQGLGNIVRAVRIDVGTQGPGGVSNIPFEQQNGQVLSMWTSWFILYLDDGTTRLQYWQNIVLQFMIGGQPVQFAHVDANTLSKVA, from the coding sequence ATGACTACGCCACCCGATATCAGCACGCCCTTGATCCCATATCCTAATCAGACTCCGGTGACAGGCCCGCAAAACCTGGGTTATTTGAATGATTTTATCGGTACCTGGAACAGTCCGACCGGCACAGCGGCGACTGGTTTTAATGTGATGCCGCTGCCGCAAACCACGGCCCCAGGCGGCTATATTTTAAAAAATTTCCCGTATTACGAGGAAATCACGTTTTCGCCGATCGCAGGCGGCGCCCCTAACCGCGCGGGCAGTTTCACGCAGTCTTCCGGTGTGCTGTTTTATGAGCAGCGCGTATTTTTTGCGCCCGGCCCGGGCGTGCCTGCGAGCGCGGTGGATACCCTGATTCATGCAGAAAACGGCACATGGTTGTATCACAATATCGGCCCGCAATTGGATGGCCCCTTCGGCCCCGGCACTGTGCCGCCGCCGCCGGGCGGGATTCCGGCGCAAAATCCGGCGGATCAATATAACAAACAGGTTTCGGTGCCGCATGGCAATTCGCTATTGATGCTGGGACAGGCGTATGAATTGGGCGGCGGTATCCCCGGCTATCCGAATCCGCCGGCGATGCCGCCGTTCACCGGCGGCCACCAGCCCGTGCCCGATCCGGCAGACGCCTTGCGCCGGGCCGCGCAAGGCCTGGGTAATATCGTGCGCGCGGTGCGCATTGATGTCGGCACGCAAGGGCCGGGCGGGGTGTCGAATATCCCGTTTGAGCAGCAAAACGGGCAGGTGCTGTCGATGTGGACTTCCTGGTTTATTTTGTATTTGGATGATGGCACGACCCGCTTGCAGTACTGGCAAAACATCGTGCTGCAATTCATGATTGGCGGGCAGCCGGTGCAGTTTGCGCATGTGGATGCGAATACCTTGAGCAAGGTTGCATAA